In the genome of Helicobacter sp. 11S03491-1, one region contains:
- the nusG gene encoding transcription termination/antitermination protein NusG — protein MSLDWYAIQTYSGSEQAVKRAIENLVQEYKIGDRLKEIVVPTEDIIEISKKSKNKVTAQSLYPGYVFIKVDLDTALWHKIQSLPKVSRFIGESKKPTPLGEADINHILEKVRNRAAPKPKISFESGEVVRIVEGPFANFTATVEEYDIEHRKLKLNVSIFGRNTPIEILYSQVEKIV, from the coding sequence ATGTCATTAGATTGGTATGCTATACAGACTTATTCGGGTAGTGAGCAGGCTGTTAAAAGAGCAATTGAGAATCTTGTTCAAGAGTATAAAATTGGCGATCGCTTAAAAGAAATTGTAGTCCCTACAGAAGACATTATCGAAATTTCCAAAAAGAGTAAAAATAAAGTTACTGCACAAAGTTTATATCCGGGCTATGTTTTTATTAAAGTGGATTTAGATACTGCACTTTGGCATAAAATACAATCTTTACCCAAGGTTTCAAGGTTCATAGGTGAAAGTAAGAAACCTACACCACTTGGAGAAGCAGATATTAACCATATTTTAGAAAAGGTTAGAAATCGCGCAGCACCTAAGCCTAAAATTTCTTTTGAATCAGGTGAAGTAGTGAGAATCGTAGAAGGTCCTTTTGCAAATTTTACAGCAACAGTTGAGGAATATGACATTGAGCATAGAAAATTGAAATTAAATGTTTCTATATTTGGTAGAAATACTCCTATAGAGATACTATATTCACAAGTAGAGAAAATAGTATAG
- the rpsT gene encoding 30S ribosomal protein S20: MANHKSAEKRIRQTEKRTERNRYYRTKIKNIIKAVREAVSANDISKAQENLKIANKELHKFVTKGIIKKNTASRKVSRLHASVKKIATKVA; the protein is encoded by the coding sequence ATGGCCAATCATAAATCTGCAGAAAAAAGAATTAGACAAACGGAAAAAAGAACAGAGAGAAACAGATATTATCGAACAAAAATCAAAAATATCATCAAAGCAGTTCGTGAGGCTGTAAGTGCCAATGACATTTCCAAAGCTCAAGAGAATCTCAAAATTGCCAATAAAGAATTGCATAAATTTGTTACAAAAGGCATTATCAAAAAAAATACAGCCTCTAGAAAAGTATCCAGACTGCATGCATCAGTGAAAAAAATTGCCACCAAAGTTGCTTGA
- the rpmG gene encoding 50S ribosomal protein L33, whose translation MKVKIGLKCSECGDINYSTTKNAKTNTEKLELKKFCPRLNKHTVHKEVKLKS comes from the coding sequence ATGAAGGTTAAAATAGGGCTAAAATGTTCTGAATGTGGTGATATTAACTACAGCACAACAAAGAATGCAAAAACAAATACAGAAAAACTGGAGCTCAAAAAGTTCTGCCCTAGGCTTAACAAACACACTGTCCATAAAGAAGTTAAGCTAAAAAGCTAG
- a CDS encoding restriction endonuclease subunit S: MAGFKRYAEYKKTNIKWIREILQHWEYLPNRAIFKERKTRNKVNEELLSVTIKKGIIKQTALLENSSKKDSSNEDKSKYKLVKMGDIVYNKMRMWQGAVGFSEYQGIVSPAYIILSPYKKICSKFFHYIFRSPNYIKYSYNNSYGICDDQLSLRFEDFNTMYSICPPIAEQQQIATFIEHKEEQINKLIRRQKRLIELL; encoded by the coding sequence ATGGCCGGGTTTAAAAGATATGCAGAATATAAAAAGACTAACATCAAATGGATAAGAGAAATCCTTCAACATTGGGAATACTTACCAAATAGAGCTATATTCAAAGAAAGAAAAACTCGAAATAAAGTTAACGAAGAATTACTCTCTGTTACTATTAAAAAAGGAATAATAAAACAAACTGCACTATTAGAAAATTCTTCCAAAAAAGATTCCTCAAATGAAGATAAATCTAAATACAAATTAGTCAAAATGGGTGATATTGTATACAATAAAATGAGAATGTGGCAAGGTGCAGTGGGTTTTTCAGAATATCAAGGTATAGTTAGTCCTGCATATATAATCTTAAGTCCTTACAAAAAAATATGTTCAAAATTCTTTCATTATATTTTCAGAAGCCCTAATTATATAAAATATTCATATAATAATTCTTATGGAATTTGTGATGACCAATTAAGCTTGCGTTTTGAAGATTTTAATACAATGTATTCGATATGTCCCCCAATTGCAGAACAACAACAAATCGCCACATTCATTGAACATAAAGAAGAACAAATTAACAAATTAATAAGGCGGCAAAAAAGGCTAATAGAGCTTTTGTAA
- the tuf gene encoding elongation factor Tu, producing MAKEKFVKTKPHVNIGTIGHVDHGKTTLSAAISAVLSLKGLAEMKDYDNIDNAPEEKERGITIATSHIEYETENRHYAHVDCPGHADYVKNMITGAAQMDGAILVVSAADGPMPQTREHILLSRQVGVPYIVVFLNKQDMVDDQELLDLVEMEVRELLSAYEFPGDDTPIVAGSALKALEEAKSGSVGEWGEKVLKLMAEVDRYIPTPQRDTDKTFLMPVEDVFSIAGRGTVVTGRIERGVVKVGDEVEIVGIKATQKTIVTGVEMFRKELEKGEAGDNVGILLRGTKKEDVERGMVLCKPGSITPHKKFEGEIYVLSKEEGGRHTPFFDNYRPQFYVRTTDVTGAIRLPQGVEMVMPGDNVKINVELINPIALELGTKFAIREGGRTVGAGVVTKIIE from the coding sequence ATGGCGAAGGAAAAATTTGTCAAAACTAAACCCCATGTTAATATTGGGACAATTGGGCATGTCGATCATGGTAAAACTACTTTGAGTGCCGCTATCTCTGCTGTTTTGTCTCTTAAAGGTCTTGCAGAAATGAAGGACTATGACAATATAGACAACGCCCCGGAAGAAAAAGAAAGAGGTATTACAATTGCAACTTCTCATATTGAATATGAGACAGAGAATCGACATTATGCACACGTAGATTGCCCCGGACACGCAGACTATGTGAAAAATATGATTACAGGTGCTGCTCAAATGGATGGAGCGATCTTGGTCGTATCCGCAGCAGATGGTCCTATGCCTCAAACTAGAGAGCATATATTGTTATCCAGACAAGTAGGTGTTCCTTATATAGTTGTTTTTCTAAACAAGCAAGATATGGTTGATGATCAAGAATTGCTTGATTTGGTTGAAATGGAAGTTAGAGAGCTTTTAAGTGCTTATGAATTTCCCGGAGATGATACTCCAATTGTAGCCGGATCTGCTTTGAAAGCATTAGAAGAAGCGAAATCCGGAAGTGTTGGTGAATGGGGAGAAAAAGTTCTTAAGCTGATGGCAGAAGTTGATCGATATATTCCAACTCCTCAAAGAGATACTGACAAAACTTTCTTGATGCCTGTGGAAGATGTGTTTTCTATTGCAGGTCGCGGGACTGTTGTAACAGGTAGAATCGAAAGAGGTGTAGTTAAAGTTGGCGATGAGGTAGAAATCGTAGGTATTAAGGCAACTCAAAAAACTATAGTTACCGGCGTGGAAATGTTTAGAAAAGAACTTGAAAAAGGTGAAGCTGGCGACAACGTAGGGATTCTTTTGAGAGGCACTAAAAAAGAAGATGTTGAAAGAGGAATGGTTTTATGTAAGCCCGGTTCAATTACCCCACATAAAAAATTTGAAGGTGAGATTTATGTCCTTTCAAAAGAAGAGGGCGGAAGACATACTCCATTTTTTGACAATTACAGACCACAGTTTTATGTTAGAACTACAGATGTGACAGGTGCTATCAGATTACCACAAGGTGTTGAAATGGTTATGCCCGGAGATAATGTAAAAATTAATGTTGAATTAATCAATCCTATTGCGCTTGAGCTTGGAACTAAATTCGCTATCAGAGAAGGTGGTAGAACTGTTGGTGCAGGCGTTGTAACAAAGATTATTGAATAA
- a CDS encoding mannose-1-phosphate guanylyltransferase/mannose-6-phosphate isomerase encodes MTIAILCGGSGTRLWPLSRSLLPKQFAPLLQKGSFFTQTLIRNAPFIKSHQAHFQIIANQSHYFLAQDQAKKSHMHIESFILESIGKNTAPALCFSALDILHKYGKDEIILALPSDHLIKNTKNYQKAINEALAYAKQDCLVTFGIKPTYPHTGYGYIKCNQDNVERFIEKPNLNLARQYIKEGDYFWNSGMFCFKASLLLHELQKYAKEIYETCKKAYDGSQKDKEYIRLDPDLSQKIPDISIDYALMEKSQKVKCVIGDFSWNDVGSFESLNEEWKKDSLGNASKSDLILKDSKNNFVISDKLVATIGIEDLIIVDTNDSLLISKKGQSQKIKDIVQDLKKTRPELTQIHTTAYRPWGHYSVLLESFNYKIKQITVKPKSRLSLQKHFHRNEHWIVVSGSANVTLGERKIFLKANESTYIPMGELHRLENPGKIDLVIIEVQVGEYLGEDDIIRIEDDFRRC; translated from the coding sequence ATGACAATAGCAATTCTTTGTGGAGGTTCAGGCACAAGGCTGTGGCCTCTTTCACGTTCTCTTTTACCAAAACAATTTGCTCCTCTTTTGCAAAAAGGATCTTTTTTTACCCAAACTCTCATTAGAAATGCTCCTTTTATCAAATCTCATCAGGCGCATTTCCAAATAATTGCAAACCAATCCCATTATTTTCTCGCTCAAGATCAAGCCAAAAAATCACATATGCATATTGAAAGCTTTATCTTGGAATCAATAGGCAAGAATACTGCTCCTGCCTTGTGTTTTAGCGCTTTGGATATCCTTCACAAATATGGCAAAGATGAGATTATTTTAGCCCTGCCCAGTGATCATCTAATCAAAAATACCAAAAATTATCAAAAAGCCATCAACGAAGCCTTAGCATATGCCAAACAAGACTGTCTGGTAACTTTCGGGATAAAACCCACTTACCCGCATACAGGCTATGGATACATTAAATGCAATCAAGATAATGTAGAACGCTTCATTGAAAAACCTAACTTAAACCTAGCCCGACAATACATCAAAGAAGGCGATTATTTTTGGAATAGCGGGATGTTTTGTTTCAAAGCATCTTTATTATTACATGAACTTCAAAAATATGCCAAAGAGATTTATGAAACGTGTAAAAAAGCTTATGATGGGTCTCAAAAAGATAAAGAATATATTCGATTAGATCCTGACTTGTCACAAAAAATTCCGGATATAAGTATTGATTATGCCTTAATGGAAAAAAGTCAAAAAGTTAAATGTGTTATTGGGGATTTTTCTTGGAATGATGTAGGGAGTTTTGAATCCTTAAATGAAGAATGGAAAAAAGACTCCTTAGGAAATGCTTCTAAGAGCGATCTTATTCTTAAAGACAGTAAAAATAATTTTGTTATTTCTGATAAACTAGTGGCTACTATTGGCATTGAGGATCTTATCATTGTGGATACAAATGACTCTTTATTGATAAGCAAAAAAGGACAATCCCAAAAAATAAAAGATATTGTCCAAGATCTTAAAAAAACTCGTCCCGAACTTACTCAAATCCATACTACTGCCTATCGTCCTTGGGGACATTATAGTGTTTTGCTTGAATCTTTTAATTATAAAATCAAGCAAATTACAGTCAAACCAAAATCCCGTTTAAGTCTGCAAAAACATTTTCATCGCAATGAGCATTGGATTGTTGTAAGTGGAAGTGCAAATGTAACACTCGGAGAGAGAAAAATATTTTTAAAAGCCAATGAATCTACGTATATTCCCATGGGAGAACTGCACCGCTTAGAAAATCCCGGAAAAATTGATCTTGTTATTATTGAAGTTCAAGTCGGAGAATATCTGGGAGAAGATGATATTATAAGGATAGAAGATGATTTTAGGAGATGCTAG
- a CDS encoding NAD(P)-dependent alcohol dehydrogenase, whose product MENIKSFTTQRIPAKGYAVSSKTGRFEPFSFNRHPIGDQDIFIEILYAGVCHSDIHSVRSEWQEGIYPMVPGHEIAGRVVGVGKNVSKFKVGDYAGVGCMVNSCGECEACKKSQEQFCERGQCVLTYNCIDCFHDNEPTYGGYSNNIVVSEKFAIKVPQSAPIEKIAPLLCAGITTYSPIKFSKIKKGDRIGVAGFGGLGSMAVKYGVHLGAEVSVFARNDKKKKEALDMGVKNFYSSLENIKERFDFIISTIPTHYNIDDYLKLLKYGGEMAIVGLPPTDVNPLISASELVWTAGRKVYGSLIGGIQETQEMLDFSIKHGIYPEIEIIRADEIDKAYENLTTGKAKFRYVIDMSTLY is encoded by the coding sequence ATGGAAAATATTAAAAGTTTTACAACACAAAGAATTCCTGCTAAAGGTTATGCCGTATCTTCAAAGACCGGCAGATTCGAGCCTTTTAGTTTCAATCGTCATCCTATAGGCGATCAGGACATATTTATAGAAATTTTATATGCAGGTGTTTGTCATAGCGACATTCATAGTGTGCGTAGTGAATGGCAAGAAGGGATTTATCCTATGGTTCCCGGTCATGAGATTGCAGGACGCGTGGTAGGGGTAGGTAAGAATGTAAGCAAATTCAAGGTAGGGGATTATGCCGGTGTTGGTTGTATGGTGAATTCATGCGGGGAGTGTGAAGCTTGCAAAAAGAGTCAAGAGCAATTTTGTGAACGTGGGCAATGTGTTTTGACTTATAATTGCATTGATTGTTTTCATGATAATGAACCAACCTATGGAGGGTATTCTAATAATATTGTCGTCTCTGAAAAATTTGCTATTAAAGTCCCTCAAAGCGCTCCCATTGAAAAAATTGCTCCTTTATTGTGTGCAGGGATTACGACTTATTCACCCATTAAATTTTCCAAAATCAAAAAAGGCGATCGCATTGGGGTAGCAGGGTTTGGCGGGCTTGGAAGTATGGCTGTAAAATATGGCGTTCATTTGGGCGCAGAAGTAAGTGTTTTTGCGAGAAATGACAAAAAGAAAAAAGAAGCCTTAGACATGGGAGTAAAAAACTTTTACAGCTCTTTAGAAAATATAAAAGAAAGATTTGATTTTATTATTAGCACTATCCCAACTCATTATAATATTGATGATTATTTGAAATTACTCAAATATGGTGGAGAAATGGCAATTGTTGGTTTGCCTCCAACAGATGTAAATCCTCTTATCAGCGCTTCTGAGCTTGTTTGGACTGCCGGACGCAAAGTTTATGGATCTCTTATTGGGGGCATTCAAGAAACTCAAGAAATGTTGGATTTTTCTATCAAGCATGGTATTTACCCTGAGATTGAGATTATTAGGGCTGATGAGATTGATAAAGCCTATGAAAATCTGACTACAGGCAAGGCTAAATTTCGCTATGTAATTGATATGAGCACTTTATATTAA
- the prfA gene encoding peptide chain release factor 1: protein MLMLVQKLTPIVRRYDEISLLLANPQVISDVKKLTTLSKEQSDIEEIAQNAKEYIQIIQSIKENKLLLEDKELGELAKEELKLLEAQKNSLESEIKILLIPKDPNDDKNIYLELRAGTGGDEAGIFVGDLFRAYCRYAELKKWKVEIISSSENNFGGYKEIIALIKGKGTYSKLKYEGGTHRVQRVPETESQGRIHTSAITVAIMPEVDDVEITINPNDLKIEVFRAGGHGGQCVNTTDSAVRITHIPTGISVSMQDEKSQHKNKDKAMKILKARIYEAELEEQKAQNSEARKTQVGSGDRSERIRTYNYPQNRLTDHRIGITLYSLEEIMLSGNLDTIIDPLIANAQSQVMGNSES, encoded by the coding sequence ATCTTAATGCTTGTTCAAAAACTTACTCCTATTGTTCGACGTTATGATGAAATCTCCTTACTGCTTGCCAATCCACAGGTTATTAGTGATGTCAAAAAACTTACTACGCTCAGCAAAGAACAAAGTGATATTGAAGAAATTGCTCAGAATGCGAAAGAATATATTCAAATCATTCAATCTATCAAAGAGAATAAATTACTTCTTGAAGACAAAGAATTAGGCGAATTAGCTAAAGAAGAGTTAAAACTACTTGAAGCTCAAAAAAATTCCCTGGAATCTGAAATAAAAATTCTCCTGATACCCAAAGATCCAAATGATGACAAAAATATCTATCTGGAATTGCGTGCAGGGACAGGCGGGGATGAAGCCGGAATTTTTGTAGGGGATCTTTTTCGGGCTTATTGCCGGTATGCTGAGTTAAAAAAATGGAAGGTTGAAATCATAAGTTCTAGTGAAAATAATTTTGGAGGATATAAAGAAATTATCGCACTCATAAAGGGAAAGGGGACTTATTCAAAGCTCAAATACGAAGGAGGCACGCATCGTGTCCAAAGAGTTCCTGAAACCGAATCACAAGGAAGAATCCATACTTCTGCTATCACTGTGGCTATCATGCCTGAAGTAGATGATGTAGAAATCACTATCAATCCCAATGATCTCAAAATAGAAGTATTCCGTGCCGGAGGGCATGGGGGGCAATGCGTGAACACCACAGACTCAGCAGTGCGTATTACACATATCCCTACAGGCATTAGCGTCTCAATGCAAGATGAAAAATCTCAACATAAAAACAAAGATAAAGCGATGAAAATCCTCAAAGCAAGAATTTATGAAGCCGAACTTGAAGAACAAAAAGCACAAAATTCAGAAGCTAGAAAAACTCAAGTAGGCAGCGGGGATAGAAGTGAAAGAATTAGAACTTATAATTACCCTCAAAATCGACTTACCGATCATCGTATTGGAATAACACTTTATAGTTTAGAAGAGATAATGCTCTCCGGCAATTTAGATACCATCATTGATCCCCTCATTGCCAATGCTCAAAGTCAGGTAATGGGAAATAGCGAATCATAA
- the glmM gene encoding phosphoglucosamine mutase encodes MKIFGTDGVRGKAGLDITPMFVMKLGAAAGLYFRKHSITNKILVGKDTRRSGYMIENALVSALTSVGYDVIQVGPMPTPAVAFLTEDMRCDAGIMISASHNPYEDNGIKFFNRFGYKLDENAEAKIEDLFYNEALISRSYKTGLEIGSSKRIDDVVGRYIVHIKNSFPKNLTLQGIRVVIDTANGAGYRVAPTVFSELGADVVVINDEPNGYNINQQCGAMHPLALSNEVRRYRADIGFALDGDADRLVVVDNKGNVVDGDKLIGALSVYEKSLNKLKNNQVVATLMSNLALQEYLYRHDIRLIRCNVGDKYVCDEMQKNNANFGGEQSGHIIFGDYAKTGDGLVSALQVMAVLMQSGKKSAEVLNPFELYPHKLINLVIEQKISLETIEGYQDWLKKIEALGMRHLIRYSGTENKLRILLEGKNKLLLESTIKDLSEFLKSKLC; translated from the coding sequence ATGAAGATTTTTGGAACTGATGGGGTAAGGGGCAAGGCCGGTTTAGATATTACTCCAATGTTTGTGATGAAATTAGGCGCTGCTGCAGGTTTATATTTTCGCAAACATTCTATTACAAATAAAATCTTAGTGGGCAAAGATACGAGACGAAGTGGCTATATGATAGAAAATGCCCTTGTGAGTGCTCTTACTTCAGTGGGTTATGATGTTATTCAAGTAGGACCTATGCCCACTCCTGCGGTTGCATTTTTGACTGAAGATATGCGTTGTGATGCGGGTATTATGATAAGCGCCAGTCATAATCCTTATGAAGACAATGGAATTAAATTTTTTAATCGTTTTGGATACAAGCTTGATGAGAATGCTGAAGCTAAAATAGAAGATCTATTTTATAATGAAGCCTTGATTTCTCGTAGTTATAAAACGGGATTAGAAATTGGAAGTTCTAAACGCATTGATGACGTTGTGGGGCGTTATATTGTACATATCAAAAACTCTTTTCCAAAAAATTTGACTTTACAAGGAATTCGAGTGGTGATTGATACGGCTAATGGAGCGGGGTATAGAGTTGCTCCTACTGTATTTAGTGAGCTTGGGGCAGATGTAGTTGTAATCAATGATGAACCTAATGGTTATAATATTAACCAACAATGTGGGGCAATGCATCCTTTGGCTTTGAGCAATGAAGTTAGGCGTTATCGTGCTGATATTGGGTTTGCCCTTGATGGGGATGCAGATAGGCTTGTGGTTGTTGATAACAAAGGGAACGTCGTAGATGGAGATAAACTTATTGGGGCTTTAAGTGTTTATGAAAAATCATTAAATAAGCTTAAAAATAATCAAGTTGTAGCTACATTAATGAGCAATTTGGCACTACAAGAATATTTATACCGGCACGATATTAGGCTAATTCGATGTAATGTGGGGGATAAGTATGTGTGCGATGAAATGCAAAAAAATAATGCAAATTTTGGAGGGGAACAAAGTGGGCATATCATTTTTGGTGATTATGCCAAAACAGGGGATGGATTAGTTAGCGCTTTGCAGGTTATGGCAGTATTGATGCAAAGTGGCAAAAAAAGCGCTGAAGTTTTAAACCCCTTTGAACTTTATCCCCATAAATTGATTAACCTTGTTATTGAACAAAAAATTTCACTAGAAACTATTGAGGGCTATCAAGATTGGCTTAAGAAAATTGAAGCGCTGGGAATGAGGCATTTAATACGTTATTCAGGCACTGAAAATAAGTTGCGTATTTTGCTTGAGGGCAAGAATAAATTGTTATTGGAATCCACCATTAAAGATTTAAGCGAATTTTTAAAAAGTAAGCTTTGTTAG
- the rplA gene encoding 50S ribosomal protein L1 has product MEKKVAKRLQSLLSKIDSNRIYDISSGVGAVKSLASAKFDETVEIALKLGVDPRHADQMIRGAVVLPHGTGKKVRVAVFAKGLKADEARNAGADIVGDEDLAEEIKNGNLNFDMVIATPDMMALVGKVGRILGPKGLMPNPKTGTVTMEITKAVGNAKSGQVNFRVDKKGNIHAPIGKVSFPEEKIKENMLEFVKTVNRLKPASAKGKYIKGGILSLTMSPSIKIDSQELMDIK; this is encoded by the coding sequence ATGGAAAAAAAGGTAGCCAAAAGATTACAAAGCTTGCTTTCAAAAATTGATAGTAATCGTATATATGATATAAGCAGTGGAGTAGGTGCTGTTAAATCTTTAGCTTCTGCTAAATTTGACGAAACAGTTGAAATTGCTCTTAAGCTTGGCGTAGACCCAAGACATGCCGATCAGATGATAAGAGGAGCGGTTGTCTTGCCTCATGGAACAGGTAAGAAAGTTAGAGTAGCCGTTTTTGCAAAAGGTCTTAAAGCTGATGAGGCAAGAAACGCCGGTGCTGATATAGTCGGTGATGAAGATTTAGCAGAAGAAATCAAAAATGGAAATTTGAATTTTGATATGGTAATAGCAACACCTGATATGATGGCTCTTGTTGGAAAAGTTGGTAGAATTTTAGGACCAAAAGGATTGATGCCAAATCCTAAAACAGGCACTGTTACGATGGAAATAACAAAAGCTGTTGGCAATGCTAAAAGTGGTCAAGTAAATTTTAGAGTGGATAAAAAAGGTAATATTCATGCCCCTATTGGAAAAGTGAGTTTTCCGGAAGAAAAGATCAAAGAAAATATGTTAGAATTCGTCAAAACAGTCAATCGATTGAAGCCTGCAAGTGCAAAAGGTAAATATATCAAAGGGGGCATTTTATCTTTAACAATGTCGCCTTCTATTAAAATTGATTCTCAAGAATTAATGGACATTAAGTAA
- the rplK gene encoding 50S ribosomal protein L11 encodes MAKKIVGELKLQIPAGKANPSPPVGPALGQRGVNIMEFCKAFNEKTKDMGNFNIPVIITVYQDKSFTFITKKPPVTDLIKKTAGIAKGSDNPLKNKIAKLTQKQVEEIATLKMEDLNANTLEAAKNIVAGSARSMGVEIVD; translated from the coding sequence ATGGCAAAAAAAATTGTGGGTGAATTGAAACTTCAAATTCCTGCCGGTAAGGCAAATCCATCGCCCCCTGTAGGTCCTGCTCTTGGACAAAGAGGCGTTAATATTATGGAATTTTGTAAGGCATTTAACGAGAAGACAAAAGATATGGGGAATTTTAATATTCCTGTGATTATCACTGTTTATCAAGATAAGAGTTTTACTTTTATTACTAAAAAACCTCCGGTAACGGATTTGATAAAAAAGACAGCCGGTATTGCTAAAGGTTCAGATAACCCGTTAAAAAACAAAATAGCCAAACTAACACAAAAACAAGTTGAAGAGATAGCAACTCTTAAAATGGAAGATTTAAATGCCAATACTCTTGAAGCAGCTAAAAACATTGTTGCCGGTAGTGCAAGGAGTATGGGTGTTGAAATCGTTGATTAA
- the secE gene encoding preprotein translocase subunit SecE, giving the protein MKKIFTYYRLAKEELSKVIFPTKEQIRNASISVVIVVAVITLFLALVDLILSASVSSIL; this is encoded by the coding sequence ATGAAAAAAATATTTACATATTATAGGTTAGCTAAAGAAGAGTTATCAAAAGTAATTTTTCCTACCAAAGAACAAATTAGAAATGCTTCAATATCCGTAGTGATTGTTGTGGCTGTTATTACTTTGTTTTTAGCGTTAGTTGATCTTATTTTGTCTGCTTCTGTATCTAGTATTCTGTAA
- the lspA gene encoding signal peptidase II, with amino-acid sequence MKKALLISCVIFLLTLGVDQWIKHFILDGFGWESKALSIVLVFNKGVAFSMLSFLGEGLKYLQLMLIVFVWVLLLRQKEFFLKNYYAFGIIFGAGFSNILDRFIHGGVVDYVYWHYGFEFAIFNFADVMIDIGVGILLLRMVLSKTK; translated from the coding sequence ATGAAAAAAGCTCTTTTGATTTCATGTGTTATATTCCTTCTGACTTTAGGGGTTGATCAATGGATTAAACATTTTATATTAGATGGCTTTGGTTGGGAAAGCAAAGCCCTTTCTATTGTGCTTGTATTTAATAAAGGCGTAGCATTTTCAATGTTGAGTTTTTTGGGTGAAGGGCTTAAATACCTTCAATTAATGCTTATTGTTTTTGTTTGGGTATTGCTTTTACGTCAAAAGGAATTTTTTCTAAAAAATTATTATGCCTTTGGGATAATATTCGGAGCCGGTTTTTCAAATATTTTAGATAGATTTATTCACGGAGGTGTGGTAGATTATGTCTATTGGCATTATGGATTTGAATTTGCGATTTTTAATTTTGCTGATGTGATGATTGATATTGGCGTAGGAATTTTGTTATTAAGAATGGTCTTAAGTAAAACTAAATAA
- a CDS encoding restriction endonuclease subunit S, whose protein sequence is MKDSGIDYIGQIPRHWEIKKWRHLFKFGKGLTITKENLQEKGVPCVNYGEIHSKYPVQLKTEIHPLKCVSEDYIKKYSNSLISKGDFVFADTSEDLEGSGNFTCLFSDAKIFAGYHTITLKPMTPSSYSNYFAYHFDSILIRKQTRLKVQGVKVYSVSQKILKNNLCFYPPLIEQEQIANYLDCICEKIDATIKNKQQQIKLLQEYKKITITEIVSGQIDVRDYKIPPRH, encoded by the coding sequence ATGAAAGACAGCGGCATAGATTATATCGGTCAAATCCCTCGACATTGGGAGATCAAAAAGTGGAGGCATCTTTTTAAATTTGGCAAAGGTTTAACAATCACAAAGGAAAATCTTCAAGAAAAAGGCGTACCTTGCGTCAATTATGGAGAAATTCATTCTAAATACCCCGTTCAACTTAAAACTGAAATTCATCCATTAAAGTGCGTATCGGAAGACTATATAAAAAAGTACTCTAATAGCCTTATTTCAAAAGGGGATTTTGTCTTTGCTGATACATCAGAGGATCTTGAAGGTTCTGGAAATTTTACATGTTTATTCTCTGATGCCAAAATATTTGCTGGATATCATACAATCACATTGAAACCAATGACACCAAGTTCTTATTCAAATTATTTTGCATATCATTTTGATTCTATTTTAATACGCAAACAAACAAGATTAAAAGTACAAGGTGTAAAAGTTTATAGTGTTTCGCAAAAAATACTTAAAAATAATCTTTGTTTTTATCCGCCATTAATTGAGCAAGAACAAATAGCAAATTATTTAGATTGTATATGTGAAAAAATTGATGCCACAATTAAAAATAAACAACAACAAATCAAATTATTGCAAGAATACAAGAAAATTACCATCACTGAGATTGTAAGTGGGCAAATTGATGTGAGAGATTATAAAATACCCCCCCGGCATTGA